From one Cryomorphaceae bacterium 1068 genomic stretch:
- a CDS encoding endonuclease/exonuclease/phosphatase family protein produces the protein MPTIHDTPPAEVQLELNELRNDLDLNLPRKELDRNILIATWNIREFGGLTEEWNGDEHTPKRDLHSLLLIAEIIKRFDIVAIQEVTGKLKALRHMLKVIGSHWSFILTDVSKGSSGNDERLAYLFDTRKVQLSGLACELVTPNEDVEAISEGAFNRQFSRTPYAVSFKSGSKTFILVTAHILYGKAAEDREPELTAIAQWLKDWSEDINAFDQSLILLGDFNIDRAGDPRYEAFVSTGLHLPDDLAAVRRMIYEKSAKYYDQLSWFKDESGEDKISLTYARGGAYDFTRVALKSRDYTNNSLSWRMSDHLPLWGEFLI, from the coding sequence ATGCCAACCATCCACGACACCCCACCCGCCGAAGTGCAACTCGAATTAAACGAGCTCAGAAATGACCTCGACCTGAACTTACCGCGCAAAGAACTGGATCGAAATATCTTGATCGCAACATGGAATATTCGCGAGTTTGGCGGACTCACCGAAGAGTGGAATGGGGATGAACACACTCCTAAGAGAGATCTTCATTCGCTTCTGCTCATAGCTGAAATCATAAAGCGTTTTGATATTGTCGCCATTCAAGAAGTCACCGGAAAGCTAAAGGCCTTGAGGCATATGCTTAAAGTTATCGGGTCGCATTGGAGCTTTATCCTTACTGACGTCAGCAAAGGATCATCGGGAAATGATGAGCGCCTGGCTTACCTCTTCGATACCAGAAAAGTACAGTTGTCAGGACTGGCTTGTGAATTGGTTACACCAAACGAGGATGTAGAGGCAATCAGCGAGGGAGCTTTTAATCGCCAATTTTCTCGTACACCTTATGCCGTGAGTTTTAAATCGGGATCAAAGACCTTCATTCTCGTTACGGCTCATATTCTTTATGGTAAAGCCGCTGAGGACCGCGAGCCCGAACTTACTGCCATTGCCCAATGGCTCAAAGACTGGTCTGAAGACATCAATGCCTTTGATCAAAGCCTCATCCTTCTGGGAGATTTCAATATAGACAGGGCAGGGGATCCTCGTTACGAAGCATTCGTGTCTACGGGCCTCCATCTACCTGATGACTTGGCTGCGGTGAGGAGAATGATCTATGAGAAGAGTGCGAAGTATTACGATCAGCTCTCATGGTTTAAGGATGAGTCAGGAGAGGACAAGATCTCATTGACTTACGCCCGTGGTGGAGCTTATGACTTCACTCGTGTAGCCTTGAAGAGCAGGGACTACACCAATAACAGTCTCTCTTGGAGAATGTCGGATCATCTGCCGCTATGGGGCGAGTTTTTGATTTGA
- a CDS encoding T9SS type A sorting domain-containing protein codes for MKKVILLSSLLIGGAAFAQTNPIDFEPGGNGADFGWATFEAPEGFDNPTLTIEANPVTDGVNTSATAAKLDIGYGTDAPWGQAGTETDIAGMEMGIFTFDENNSVARMMVFQEDFAAPVALKFVNSTFGSDGDIIVQNDVFNEWVELEFDLSGLISSGVAPFSQLVILPSYGPRATGHAVWFDNITFGAGDPPLPDPMVSAPDPTIDEDLVLSVYSDTYLVNTVAEFNLNVFGIVATEVDIESDGNQTAKLENLNFYGAQWIAEDINEYDFVHLDYYATSSTGFNFYLIDLTSMIPGGSPDEPRYSFGAGGDEEIVQGEWVSVDIPLQHFLDQPTGSFTYDLDDIFQYKFDGIGTLFFDNVYFAKEPTGVNDLVSNGLRAFPNPSVEAWMISSDASSINEVRVYNALGQVVLSQSPNASMTQIDASNLDKGFYIAEIRTDLGMGTIKLIKE; via the coding sequence ATGAAAAAAGTAATTCTACTCTCTTCACTACTTATTGGAGGTGCAGCTTTTGCACAGACCAACCCTATCGATTTTGAACCTGGAGGAAACGGTGCCGACTTTGGTTGGGCCACTTTTGAAGCTCCTGAAGGTTTTGATAACCCAACTTTGACGATTGAAGCAAATCCTGTCACAGATGGTGTAAATACTTCCGCTACTGCTGCAAAATTAGACATCGGATATGGCACAGATGCTCCTTGGGGACAAGCAGGAACTGAAACGGACATTGCAGGAATGGAAATGGGCATTTTCACTTTTGACGAAAACAATAGTGTAGCCAGAATGATGGTTTTTCAAGAAGATTTCGCGGCCCCCGTTGCGTTGAAGTTTGTGAACTCTACATTTGGTTCAGACGGAGACATCATTGTACAAAACGATGTATTCAATGAATGGGTAGAACTAGAATTTGACTTGAGTGGACTTATCTCTTCAGGTGTAGCTCCTTTTTCTCAACTCGTAATTTTACCAAGTTACGGACCAAGAGCTACAGGACACGCAGTCTGGTTTGACAACATCACTTTTGGTGCCGGTGATCCACCGCTTCCGGACCCAATGGTTTCAGCTCCGGATCCAACAATCGATGAAGACCTCGTTCTTTCTGTTTACAGTGATACTTACCTGGTTAATACGGTTGCTGAGTTCAATCTAAATGTTTTTGGAATTGTAGCGACTGAGGTTGACATTGAAAGTGATGGAAATCAAACGGCCAAGCTTGAAAACCTAAACTTTTACGGTGCTCAATGGATTGCTGAAGATATTAATGAGTACGACTTTGTTCACCTTGACTATTACGCAACATCTTCGACAGGTTTTAATTTCTACCTGATTGATCTAACTTCTATGATTCCCGGTGGCTCACCTGACGAACCACGTTACTCTTTCGGAGCAGGCGGAGACGAAGAGATTGTACAAGGCGAATGGGTAAGTGTTGATATTCCACTACAGCACTTCTTAGACCAACCAACAGGTTCTTTCACTTACGACTTGGATGATATTTTCCAGTACAAATTTGATGGTATCGGAACCCTCTTCTTTGACAATGTATACTTTGCAAAAGAGCCAACAGGCGTTAATGATCTAGTATCAAATGGCTTGAGAGCTTTCCCTAACCCTTCTGTAGAAGCTTGGATGATTTCTTCTGATGCGTCTTCTATCAATGAAGTGCGCGTTTACAACGCTCTTGGACAAGTTGTTCTATCTCAAAGCCCTAACGCGAGTATGACTCAAATTGATGCGTCAAACTTGGACAAAGGATTCTACATTGCTGAGATCAGAACTGATCTTGGTATGGGAACGATAAAATTGATTAAAGAGTAA
- a CDS encoding thioredoxin family protein — translation MNKTLVLFVACFLGLTSLFAQDWHTDFAKAKEMASSEHKSIVLVFQGSDWCAPCMKLDREIWSTDVFKEYAADHYVMLQADFPRRKANALSEEQTKANAALAEEYNTQGIFPFVVLMDSNGKVLGETGYKKTTPDLYIKELNAFIQ, via the coding sequence ATGAATAAAACACTAGTACTTTTTGTAGCCTGCTTTCTCGGCCTCACTTCACTTTTCGCACAAGACTGGCATACTGATTTTGCCAAAGCCAAGGAAATGGCTTCATCAGAACATAAGTCAATCGTACTCGTCTTTCAAGGGTCTGACTGGTGCGCGCCGTGCATGAAGCTCGACCGTGAGATCTGGAGCACGGATGTCTTTAAGGAATACGCTGCCGATCATTACGTGATGCTGCAAGCTGATTTTCCGAGAAGGAAAGCGAATGCCCTCTCGGAAGAACAAACAAAAGCCAATGCCGCTCTGGCGGAGGAATACAACACCCAAGGAATCTTTCCTTTCGTTGTATTGATGGATAGCAACGGAAAAGTCTTGGGCGAAACGGGCTACAAAAAAACAACACCCGATTTGTACATTAAGGAGTTGAATGCTTTTATCCAGTAA
- a CDS encoding CusA/CzcA family heavy metal efflux RND transporter, translated as MIQRIITFSVRNKFIVGLFTLVIVIAGIWSITQVPIDAVPDITNNQVQVLTQAPNLGTREMEQYVTYPIEIEMANLPGVVEIRSISRFGLSAVTIVFEEDMGTYLPRQLVAEKLGRVKDEIPENFGQPFMGPISTGLGEIYQYTLDVDPAYADTYDATELRTIQDWIIRRQMAMVPGVVEVNAFGGYKKQYEVAVSTDRLKSMNVTIDEIFAALENNNSSTGGAYIEKDHMANFIRGEGLATSLDDLRETVVTNHNGIPITIDDVAEVRYGHMMRYGGLTKNGQGEAVGGMIMMLKGANSNDVIADVKERVEKIQKSLPEGITIKPFLDRSDLIGRTTDTVTTNLIEGALIVIFVLVFLLGNWRGGLIVASTIPLSLLFAFILMYIFDVWANLMSLGAIDFGIIVDGAVIIVEGTVFVLHDKLLKGKSLDKEERNKTAIESSGKMMNSAFFGQLIILIVFIPILALEGIEGKMFRPMALTFMFAMIGVMILCLTYVPMMSAWFLRVRKTDKITWGDRIVLKIEQVYVRLLEPALKRSSIVIISAIVMLALAVFAFSRMGGEFIPQLDEGDIAFHTILKPGSSLTEVMKATTTVEKTILENFPEALEVICRIGVSDVPTDLMPMDAADCFIILKPKEEWESGLSKAELVDKIKHKLEQLPSLSFEFTQPIEMRFNELMTGVREDVAVKVFGEDLDVLAQKADEISAIIANVEGIGDMRVEATTGLPQITISYNREKLAQFGLQISTANRMIQSAFSGSTAGVIFEGEKRFDLVVRLAENQRSSIEDVKDLFVNLPDGNQIPLSEVATIEYETGPMQISRDNTNRRTYVGVNVRGRDIQTFVEEIRERLDAELELPPGYYLRYGGTFENFERATKRLRLLVPVALALIFVLIYFALGSIKETAMIYIAIPLAAIGGVFSLWLRDMPFSISAGVGFIVLFGVAVLNGLVLISAWKELKEEGITDLNELITKGARRRIRPILLTALTDILGFLPMALSTSAGAEVQQPLATVVIGGMVSATLLTLFVLPILYRWLERTKPIGMTGMATAVLCLGITFSASAQTVENPIPLGFENAVEKSLSGYPELKAAQLQVENREALKKTSLNLGQTGVFTAGEEMQDGEGVVTIIGFQQQNIDLFGIPSKSKLRQREIELAEAELNLTEQQLTYQVKLAYAQLYAAQKRSDLYESLDSLFVKFERAAKVRYETEATSKLAYLAAANQAKQMTISKQQSNRDLQVALARFNRWFIGDTIYAAAAEWEIGVNDPALQDSLGTHPLMQSAESRLLVADQTIDMANAQLLPKINLLYGVQEIQGQSGFSQYQAGITLPLFFFNQQGKIQSAKIGRAIAKQNLLQTEMELESQYLSALENYFKWKESWEFYRTEAMPLAQEQLQGAALAYAEGAIDYVAFLQNAKDAIRLEIGAWDAFGNYADALFQLEYYTSK; from the coding sequence ATGATTCAAAGAATCATCACTTTTTCCGTCAGGAATAAGTTTATCGTAGGCCTATTTACGCTGGTCATAGTGATCGCGGGAATTTGGAGCATCACCCAAGTGCCCATCGATGCCGTACCCGACATCACCAACAATCAGGTGCAAGTGCTCACTCAAGCGCCCAATCTCGGTACACGAGAGATGGAGCAATACGTGACCTACCCCATCGAAATTGAGATGGCCAACCTACCCGGTGTGGTGGAGATCCGATCCATTTCGCGGTTTGGACTATCGGCCGTTACCATCGTTTTTGAAGAGGACATGGGCACTTACCTGCCGCGCCAATTGGTAGCTGAGAAGCTAGGCAGGGTGAAAGATGAGATTCCCGAAAACTTCGGCCAGCCCTTTATGGGGCCCATTTCTACGGGCTTGGGAGAAATCTACCAGTACACGCTGGATGTCGATCCCGCTTACGCCGACACCTACGACGCCACCGAACTGCGCACCATCCAAGACTGGATCATCCGTCGGCAAATGGCAATGGTGCCGGGCGTAGTCGAGGTCAACGCCTTTGGCGGGTACAAAAAGCAATACGAGGTAGCCGTGAGCACCGATCGACTCAAGTCGATGAATGTGACCATTGATGAGATTTTCGCGGCATTGGAAAACAACAATTCCAGTACGGGCGGTGCCTACATCGAGAAAGACCACATGGCCAACTTCATCCGTGGCGAGGGACTGGCCACGAGCCTCGACGATTTGCGCGAAACGGTTGTTACCAATCACAATGGCATTCCGATCACCATCGACGATGTAGCCGAAGTACGCTACGGGCATATGATGCGCTACGGTGGCTTGACCAAAAACGGTCAGGGAGAAGCGGTAGGCGGAATGATCATGATGCTCAAAGGCGCCAACAGCAATGACGTCATCGCCGATGTAAAGGAGCGCGTAGAGAAAATACAAAAGTCGCTCCCCGAGGGAATCACCATCAAACCCTTCCTAGACCGCAGCGACTTGATAGGCCGCACCACCGATACCGTTACCACCAACCTAATCGAGGGTGCCTTGATTGTCATCTTCGTCTTAGTTTTCCTTCTGGGAAATTGGCGCGGTGGACTTATCGTGGCCTCGACCATCCCTCTGTCGCTGCTCTTCGCATTCATCCTCATGTACATCTTCGATGTATGGGCCAATCTGATGAGCCTCGGTGCCATCGACTTTGGTATCATCGTAGACGGTGCCGTCATCATCGTCGAAGGAACCGTATTTGTCCTCCACGATAAATTGCTGAAAGGCAAAAGCCTCGACAAAGAAGAGCGCAACAAAACGGCCATCGAATCATCGGGAAAGATGATGAACTCTGCCTTTTTCGGGCAGTTGATCATCTTGATCGTATTCATTCCCATCTTGGCATTGGAAGGCATCGAAGGAAAGATGTTCCGGCCCATGGCCTTGACCTTTATGTTTGCCATGATCGGGGTCATGATCCTCTGCCTCACCTACGTCCCCATGATGTCGGCGTGGTTTCTGCGTGTCCGCAAAACGGATAAAATAACCTGGGGAGATCGCATCGTTCTCAAAATTGAACAAGTCTATGTACGCTTGTTGGAGCCTGCGCTCAAGCGGTCTTCGATTGTGATCATTTCAGCCATTGTCATGCTGGCTCTGGCAGTATTTGCCTTTAGCAGAATGGGTGGGGAATTCATCCCGCAACTCGATGAAGGCGATATAGCTTTTCACACCATTTTGAAGCCCGGCAGCAGTTTGACGGAAGTCATGAAAGCCACCACCACGGTAGAGAAAACCATCTTGGAGAATTTTCCCGAAGCGTTGGAAGTCATCTGTCGAATCGGAGTTTCGGACGTACCTACCGACCTGATGCCCATGGATGCAGCCGACTGTTTTATTATTCTCAAACCAAAGGAAGAATGGGAATCGGGCTTGTCCAAAGCGGAGCTGGTGGACAAAATCAAGCATAAACTGGAGCAACTCCCTTCCTTGAGCTTTGAGTTTACCCAACCCATCGAGATGCGCTTCAACGAATTGATGACGGGCGTTCGGGAAGATGTAGCCGTGAAGGTTTTTGGCGAGGACTTGGACGTCTTGGCTCAGAAAGCCGATGAGATTTCGGCCATCATAGCCAATGTGGAGGGCATTGGCGATATGCGGGTAGAAGCCACTACGGGTCTTCCGCAAATAACCATTTCATACAACCGCGAGAAGCTGGCCCAATTCGGACTTCAAATCAGCACCGCCAACCGAATGATCCAAAGTGCCTTTTCGGGAAGCACGGCAGGCGTCATCTTCGAAGGAGAGAAACGCTTTGATCTGGTGGTTCGGCTAGCCGAAAACCAGCGCAGCAGCATCGAAGATGTGAAGGACTTGTTCGTCAATTTGCCCGACGGAAACCAAATTCCGCTAAGTGAAGTGGCCACTATCGAATACGAAACCGGGCCAATGCAAATCAGCCGAGACAATACCAACCGCAGAACCTACGTAGGTGTCAACGTGAGGGGCCGCGACATCCAGACCTTCGTGGAGGAAATTCGCGAAAGGCTCGATGCCGAATTGGAATTGCCTCCCGGCTATTACCTCCGCTATGGCGGTACTTTCGAAAATTTTGAACGCGCCACCAAGCGACTGCGACTCCTAGTACCCGTGGCCTTGGCTCTGATCTTCGTACTCATCTATTTCGCATTGGGATCCATAAAAGAAACGGCCATGATTTACATCGCTATTCCCCTCGCCGCAATCGGTGGCGTATTTTCGCTCTGGCTCCGTGATATGCCCTTTAGCATCTCGGCGGGAGTTGGTTTTATCGTCCTCTTCGGAGTAGCTGTCTTGAACGGGCTCGTTCTGATCAGCGCCTGGAAAGAGCTGAAAGAAGAGGGAATCACCGATCTCAACGAACTGATTACCAAAGGAGCCCGCCGACGAATCAGACCGATTCTTCTCACCGCCCTCACCGATATTTTGGGCTTTCTGCCAATGGCTTTATCGACATCGGCAGGTGCCGAAGTGCAGCAACCGCTCGCCACGGTAGTGATCGGTGGAATGGTCTCGGCTACCCTACTCACGCTATTCGTTCTGCCCATCCTCTACCGCTGGCTAGAAAGAACGAAGCCCATCGGGATGACGGGCATGGCCACGGCTGTCTTATGTTTGGGAATCACCTTCTCGGCTTCCGCCCAAACGGTGGAGAACCCCATTCCATTGGGATTTGAAAACGCCGTAGAGAAATCCCTTTCGGGATATCCGGAACTCAAAGCAGCGCAGCTCCAAGTCGAGAATAGAGAGGCTCTGAAAAAGACCTCGCTCAATCTAGGACAGACGGGTGTTTTCACCGCGGGTGAAGAGATGCAAGACGGTGAGGGTGTCGTTACCATCATTGGATTTCAACAGCAAAACATCGACCTGTTTGGGATTCCATCCAAATCGAAACTGCGGCAACGCGAGATTGAGCTGGCAGAGGCCGAACTCAACCTCACCGAACAGCAATTGACCTATCAGGTGAAACTAGCCTACGCACAGCTCTATGCTGCGCAAAAGCGATCCGACCTTTACGAAAGCTTGGACAGCTTGTTCGTCAAATTTGAAAGAGCAGCTAAAGTACGTTACGAAACAGAAGCCACCTCGAAGCTGGCCTATTTGGCTGCAGCCAATCAAGCCAAGCAGATGACCATAAGCAAGCAGCAATCAAATCGCGATCTGCAAGTGGCGCTGGCACGATTCAACCGCTGGTTCATTGGTGATACCATCTACGCTGCTGCCGCGGAATGGGAAATCGGCGTGAATGACCCTGCACTCCAAGATTCACTTGGCACCCACCCGCTGATGCAATCGGCAGAGTCGCGTCTTTTGGTAGCCGATCAAACCATCGATATGGCCAATGCACAGCTCTTGCCAAAGATCAATTTGCTCTACGGTGTGCAAGAGATTCAAGGGCAATCGGGTTTTTCGCAATACCAGGCGGGCATTACCCTGCCGTTGTTCTTTTTCAATCAGCAAGGGAAAATTCAATCGGCCAAGATTGGCAGAGCCATTGCCAAGCAAAACCTTTTGCAAACTGAGATGGAGCTTGAAAGCCAATACCTATCGGCTTTAGAAAACTACTTTAAATGGAAAGAAAGCTGGGAGTTCTACCGTACCGAAGCTATGCCACTGGCCCAGGAGCAACTCCAAGGAGCGGCATTGGCCTACGCCGAAGGTGCCATTGATTACGTGGCCTTTTTGCAAAACGCGAAGGACGCCATCCGCTTAGAGATTGGCGCATGGGATGCCTTTGGCAACTATGCCGACGCATTGTTTCAACTAGAATACTACACATCGAAATAA
- a CDS encoding NAD(P)-dependent alcohol dehydrogenase, translating into MKAIVFDKYGSFDNLRIEEREKPEPKADEVRLKVYAASVNSGDLQLISGNLKNRFRTGIFSPGKTVPGIDVAGMVDAMGPEAIGCTWGQEVYADLSAYGFGAFAEYVCVPKSAIALKPSNLDYIEAAAVPMAATTAFQGLLDWGQMLSYRSAMIIGAAGGVGHFAVQFAKNYNLQVTAVTRENNMDFVRNLGADFVMTYDDLDHSDSDDHYELIFDTVANDSAHTYRRMLTRDGKYVACAFSPSAILQSPFGGILNNRKVVTFDAIPDMDDLATIRKMIEKGNVTPRIDRIYPLEETADALKYVAAGDAQGKVVIKISE; encoded by the coding sequence ATGAAAGCAATCGTCTTTGATAAATATGGTTCTTTTGACAATCTCCGAATCGAAGAAAGAGAGAAGCCCGAACCCAAAGCCGACGAAGTCCGATTAAAAGTTTACGCGGCATCTGTCAATTCAGGTGATCTGCAATTAATCAGCGGCAATTTGAAAAATCGATTCCGTACGGGAATTTTTTCTCCCGGAAAAACTGTGCCTGGTATAGACGTTGCGGGAATGGTGGATGCTATGGGCCCTGAAGCAATTGGTTGTACATGGGGTCAGGAAGTTTACGCTGATCTATCAGCATACGGGTTTGGTGCTTTTGCTGAGTATGTGTGTGTACCCAAGTCGGCCATAGCTTTGAAACCAAGCAACTTGGATTACATAGAAGCTGCAGCTGTTCCGATGGCTGCTACAACTGCTTTTCAAGGACTTTTAGACTGGGGACAGATGCTTTCGTATAGATCAGCAATGATCATCGGTGCTGCCGGTGGTGTGGGACATTTTGCGGTTCAATTCGCTAAGAATTACAACCTTCAGGTTACTGCGGTAACACGAGAAAATAATATGGATTTTGTGAGAAATCTAGGTGCTGACTTTGTCATGACATATGATGATTTGGACCATTCCGATTCTGACGATCACTATGAGCTGATATTTGATACGGTTGCCAACGATTCTGCACATACCTACCGCCGCATGTTGACCCGAGATGGCAAGTACGTGGCCTGTGCGTTCAGCCCATCCGCCATTCTTCAGAGTCCTTTCGGAGGTATATTAAATAACCGTAAAGTAGTCACCTTCGACGCCATACCGGACATGGACGATCTCGCGACCATTCGTAAAATGATTGAAAAAGGAAATGTCACGCCTAGAATTGATCGGATTTACCCACTAGAAGAGACAGCCGATGCCCTCAAATATGTGGCAGCAGGAGATGCACAAGGAAAGGTGGTGATTAAAATTTCGGAATAA
- a CDS encoding DUF4230 domain-containing protein, translating to MKRLILISISIVLLLGCKEDKRYLAVSKIKSTCALATTETIIDKVVIGYKDKRTFFRLFALGEATYLAETEATIKTGVRLEDIMPEDVTIEGDRIELRLPAIEVLNFDYPFESVRVNEVASRNALFNSVTVEDEETFLRMAESDIRKHLEYTGIVKQTQENVRSMLMGILTQLGFEEIYISFKSDELIQQIVIPQELLPEEDD from the coding sequence ATGAAACGACTGATCCTCATATCGATTTCCATAGTTCTTCTGCTTGGTTGCAAAGAAGACAAGCGCTATTTGGCAGTAAGCAAAATAAAGAGCACTTGCGCCTTGGCCACTACTGAGACCATAATTGATAAGGTGGTGATTGGCTACAAAGACAAACGTACCTTCTTCAGGCTTTTTGCTTTGGGCGAGGCCACATACCTTGCCGAGACGGAAGCCACTATCAAAACAGGGGTGAGGCTCGAGGACATTATGCCTGAAGATGTTACCATAGAAGGAGATCGTATCGAACTCAGGCTACCGGCCATAGAAGTATTGAACTTCGATTATCCGTTTGAATCGGTGAGGGTAAACGAGGTGGCATCGCGAAATGCGCTCTTCAACAGCGTAACTGTAGAAGATGAAGAAACATTTTTACGCATGGCTGAATCAGATATCCGCAAACACCTCGAGTACACGGGTATTGTAAAACAAACCCAAGAGAATGTACGGAGTATGCTTATGGGTATTCTGACCCAACTGGGCTTTGAAGAAATTTATATCTCATTCAAAAGCGATGAACTGATTCAGCAGATTGTAATCCCTCAAGAACTCTTACCCGAAGAAGATGACTAA
- a CDS encoding efflux RND transporter periplasmic adaptor subunit, producing the protein MNKKNTLAIIHLLERSKSHYTILLFTVAMAFASCQEQDHDHAAHEEAAHSQVDSHDHTGHDHSEEGHEEMAELNASQVESLGLKFGKLEPRNMSAFVRTNGRLQVPPQNKASVTAIIGANIQSVAVIPGEVVKKGQTLATISHPDLIRVQTEYTQHSNELDYLAAEYARQEKLYQEEVGSGKEFQKVKSEYLTMKGRVKGLESQLKQLNLDPKSIKNGDISETVSITSPIDGSVNAIGVNIGQYVAPETTLFEVIDNHHIHVDLLVYEKDIAKIEKGQEVLFHTESAPETEFPAVIFAVGTTFEQDSKAVSVHAEILGDKPKVLLPGMYVKGRILLAAENSLAVPESAVVRDGEAYIIFAVEEEMEGREKMYHFTPIEVMVGVSDSGWTEVKPLKAIDESTQIVLNQAYFLLAEMDKGEGGHEH; encoded by the coding sequence ATGAATAAGAAAAACACACTAGCTATTATCCACCTTTTAGAAAGGTCGAAAAGCCACTATACCATACTACTTTTCACAGTAGCCATGGCATTCGCATCTTGCCAAGAGCAAGATCACGACCACGCCGCTCACGAGGAAGCTGCCCATAGTCAGGTCGATTCCCATGACCACACAGGACACGACCATTCGGAAGAAGGGCACGAAGAAATGGCCGAACTCAACGCTAGCCAAGTGGAATCGCTTGGTTTGAAATTTGGCAAACTGGAACCGCGGAATATGAGCGCCTTTGTGCGCACGAACGGTCGCCTGCAGGTGCCACCACAAAACAAAGCATCGGTTACGGCGATTATCGGAGCGAACATCCAATCGGTCGCCGTAATACCGGGAGAAGTGGTAAAGAAGGGGCAGACATTGGCCACGATAAGCCATCCCGATTTGATCCGTGTTCAAACGGAGTACACCCAACACAGCAACGAATTGGACTACTTGGCAGCGGAGTATGCCCGACAAGAGAAACTTTACCAAGAAGAAGTGGGCTCCGGAAAGGAATTCCAAAAGGTAAAATCGGAATACCTCACCATGAAAGGGCGCGTAAAGGGGCTGGAGTCGCAATTGAAGCAGCTCAACTTAGACCCAAAATCGATCAAGAATGGCGACATCTCCGAAACGGTTTCCATCACCTCTCCCATTGACGGATCGGTGAATGCCATTGGGGTGAATATCGGCCAGTACGTAGCTCCTGAGACGACCTTGTTTGAAGTCATCGACAATCACCATATCCACGTGGATCTTTTGGTTTACGAAAAGGACATTGCCAAAATCGAAAAGGGTCAGGAAGTCCTCTTTCACACGGAGTCAGCACCCGAAACGGAATTTCCTGCAGTGATCTTCGCCGTGGGTACCACCTTCGAGCAAGACTCAAAAGCAGTGAGCGTCCACGCCGAGATTTTAGGTGACAAGCCAAAAGTGCTCTTGCCGGGAATGTACGTTAAAGGACGAATCTTGCTAGCCGCTGAGAATTCGCTCGCAGTACCTGAATCGGCTGTGGTGCGAGACGGTGAGGCGTATATCATATTCGCCGTAGAAGAGGAAATGGAAGGTCGAGAGAAGATGTATCACTTTACTCCAATTGAAGTGATGGTAGGCGTATCGGATAGTGGTTGGACTGAAGTCAAACCGCTAAAGGCAATAGACGAATCTACTCAAATCGTTTTGAACCAGGCGTATTTCCTACTTGCGGAAATGGATAAAGGAGAAGGAGGGCATGAACACTAA
- a CDS encoding VOC family protein, with the protein MNIKDNPFEGSELTTILVVSDMEKSKAFYLDKLGASIYREYGGDSMVMSFLNSWILIVTGSGETDDKPGTQFRVPADPNTFSHSFTIRVNDCEESYKILKSRGISFITPPYKRGPETRCFFRDPDGHLFEISEYRSA; encoded by the coding sequence ATGAACATAAAGGATAATCCATTTGAGGGTTCAGAACTCACCACTATTCTCGTTGTCAGTGATATGGAAAAGTCGAAGGCCTTTTACCTCGATAAGCTGGGAGCATCCATATATCGGGAATATGGGGGTGATTCAATGGTTATGAGCTTTCTGAACTCATGGATTTTGATCGTAACAGGATCGGGTGAAACAGATGACAAGCCCGGCACTCAGTTTCGCGTACCTGCTGATCCAAATACATTTAGTCACTCCTTTACTATTCGAGTAAATGATTGTGAGGAGTCTTATAAGATTCTTAAATCCCGCGGCATTTCGTTCATAACTCCGCCGTATAAAAGAGGACCGGAAACGCGTTGCTTCTTCCGCGATCCCGATGGTCATCTTTTTGAGATTAGTGAATATCGATCTGCTTAA